A genomic segment from Gossypium hirsutum isolate 1008001.06 chromosome D04, Gossypium_hirsutum_v2.1, whole genome shotgun sequence encodes:
- the LOC107898945 gene encoding uncharacterized sugar kinase YeiI isoform X2, translating into MEKQRKDGEVEAVPVVIGGMVLDIQATSSIPPHPRTTCPGQIYYVQGGVARNIAECMTKLGAQPFMISALGFDMPGNLLLEHWKSAGLRTEGIRKHKDIKTPTVCHILDVTGEVAAGVASVEAVEMFLTPEWIQRFKHTIHSAPLLMIDANLSPPALEVSCRLAAESNVPVWFEPVSIAKSKRIAPIVKYITFASPNEDELIAMANALSSQNLFRPIERNNCSTDTLFQMLKPAIWLLLEKGVKILVLTIGSDGVLLCTKGESISWRICLEKTQQHGFSRQLFENMTSSCPSNLYSDSKVLERSPNFLAVHFPALPASVVRLTGAGDCLVGGMIASLSTGLDVMQSVAIGIAAAKASVEVDSNVPSQFSLPTITVNAIPLCR; encoded by the exons ATGGAGAAGCAAAGGAAAGATGGAGAGGTAGAGGCAGTCCCGGTAGTGATAGGTGGCATGGTTTTGGACATTCAAGCCACTTCTTCAATTCCTCCACATCCAAGAACCACTTGTCCTGGCCAG ATATATTATGTACAAGGCGGCGTGGCCAGGAACATAGCCGAATGCATGACAAAACTTGGAGCTCAGCCTTTTATGATTAGTGCTTTGGGATTTGACATGCCAG GAAATTTGTTGTTGGAGCATTGGAAATCTGCAGGACTACGGACAGAAG GCATTAGGAAGCACAAGGATATTAAGACTCCCACAGTCTGTCATATACTTGATGTTACTGGAGAGGTGGCGGCTGGTGTTGCCAGTGTGGAAGCAGTT GAAATGTTTCTTACACCCGAGTGGATTCAACGATTCAAGCACACAATACATTCTGCTCCTCTATTGATGATTGATGCAAATTTGAGTCCTCCTGCTTTAGAAGTTTCTTGTCGAC TAGCAGCTGAGTCAAACGTCCCAGTGTGGTTTGAGCCTGTATCAATTGCAAAATCTAAAAGAATTGCTCCGATTGTAAAGTAT ATTACTTTTGCTTCACCTAATGAAGATGAACTAATTGCTATGGCAAATGCTTTATCTTCTCAAAATTTATTTCGTCCAATTGAAAGGAATAATTGTTCTACGGATACTTTGTTCCAGATGCTGAAACCAGCAATCTGGCTTTTGCTGGAGAAGGGTGTCAAAATTCTTGTTTTGACTATTGGTTCAGATGGTGTACTTTTATGCACTAAAGGGGAATCAATCTCCTGGAGAATTTGTCTGGAAAAGACGCAGCAACATGGATTTAGTCGACAGTTATTTGAAAATATGACATCAAGCTGTCCTTCAAATTTGTATTCTGATTCTAAGGTTCTTGAGAGAAGCCCAAATTTCTTAGCTGTGCATTTTCCTGCACTCCCTGCATCTGTTGTAAGGCTTACAGGAGCTGGTGATTGTCTAGTCGGTGGAATGATTGCATCCCTTTCTACAGGTTTAGATGTGATGCAGAGTGTAGCAATTGGTATAGCTGCAGCCAAAGCTTCGGTTGAGGTGGACAGCAATGTACCTTCTCAATTTAGTTTGCCAACAATTACAG TAAATGCCATTCCACTATGCAGGTGA
- the LOC107898945 gene encoding uncharacterized protein isoform X3: MTKLGAQPFMISALGFDMPGNLLLEHWKSAGLRTEGIRKHKDIKTPTVCHILDVTGEVAAGVASVEAVEMFLTPEWIQRFKHTIHSAPLLMIDANLSPPALEVSCRLAAESNVPVWFEPVSIAKSKRIAPIVKYITFASPNEDELIAMANALSSQNLFRPIERNNCSTDTLFQMLKPAIWLLLEKGVKILVLTIGSDGVLLCTKGESISWRICLEKTQQHGFSRQLFENMTSSCPSNLYSDSKVLERSPNFLAVHFPALPASVVRLTGAGDCLVGGMIASLSTGLDVMQSVAIGIAAAKASVEVDSNVPSQFSLPTITGDARIVYSTAKLLQHQSKL, from the exons ATGACAAAACTTGGAGCTCAGCCTTTTATGATTAGTGCTTTGGGATTTGACATGCCAG GAAATTTGTTGTTGGAGCATTGGAAATCTGCAGGACTACGGACAGAAG GCATTAGGAAGCACAAGGATATTAAGACTCCCACAGTCTGTCATATACTTGATGTTACTGGAGAGGTGGCGGCTGGTGTTGCCAGTGTGGAAGCAGTT GAAATGTTTCTTACACCCGAGTGGATTCAACGATTCAAGCACACAATACATTCTGCTCCTCTATTGATGATTGATGCAAATTTGAGTCCTCCTGCTTTAGAAGTTTCTTGTCGAC TAGCAGCTGAGTCAAACGTCCCAGTGTGGTTTGAGCCTGTATCAATTGCAAAATCTAAAAGAATTGCTCCGATTGTAAAGTAT ATTACTTTTGCTTCACCTAATGAAGATGAACTAATTGCTATGGCAAATGCTTTATCTTCTCAAAATTTATTTCGTCCAATTGAAAGGAATAATTGTTCTACGGATACTTTGTTCCAGATGCTGAAACCAGCAATCTGGCTTTTGCTGGAGAAGGGTGTCAAAATTCTTGTTTTGACTATTGGTTCAGATGGTGTACTTTTATGCACTAAAGGGGAATCAATCTCCTGGAGAATTTGTCTGGAAAAGACGCAGCAACATGGATTTAGTCGACAGTTATTTGAAAATATGACATCAAGCTGTCCTTCAAATTTGTATTCTGATTCTAAGGTTCTTGAGAGAAGCCCAAATTTCTTAGCTGTGCATTTTCCTGCACTCCCTGCATCTGTTGTAAGGCTTACAGGAGCTGGTGATTGTCTAGTCGGTGGAATGATTGCATCCCTTTCTACAGGTTTAGATGTGATGCAGAGTGTAGCAATTGGTATAGCTGCAGCCAAAGCTTCGGTTGAGGTGGACAGCAATGTACCTTCTCAATTTAGTTTGCCAACAATTACAG GTGATGCCAGGATTGTATATTCAACTGCCAAACTTTTGCAACATCAATCTAAGCTGTAA
- the LOC107898945 gene encoding uncharacterized protein isoform X1, translating to MEKQRKDGEVEAVPVVIGGMVLDIQATSSIPPHPRTTCPGQIYYVQGGVARNIAECMTKLGAQPFMISALGFDMPGNLLLEHWKSAGLRTEGIRKHKDIKTPTVCHILDVTGEVAAGVASVEAVEMFLTPEWIQRFKHTIHSAPLLMIDANLSPPALEVSCRLAAESNVPVWFEPVSIAKSKRIAPIVKYITFASPNEDELIAMANALSSQNLFRPIERNNCSTDTLFQMLKPAIWLLLEKGVKILVLTIGSDGVLLCTKGESISWRICLEKTQQHGFSRQLFENMTSSCPSNLYSDSKVLERSPNFLAVHFPALPASVVRLTGAGDCLVGGMIASLSTGLDVMQSVAIGIAAAKASVEVDSNVPSQFSLPTITGDARIVYSTAKLLQHQSKL from the exons ATGGAGAAGCAAAGGAAAGATGGAGAGGTAGAGGCAGTCCCGGTAGTGATAGGTGGCATGGTTTTGGACATTCAAGCCACTTCTTCAATTCCTCCACATCCAAGAACCACTTGTCCTGGCCAG ATATATTATGTACAAGGCGGCGTGGCCAGGAACATAGCCGAATGCATGACAAAACTTGGAGCTCAGCCTTTTATGATTAGTGCTTTGGGATTTGACATGCCAG GAAATTTGTTGTTGGAGCATTGGAAATCTGCAGGACTACGGACAGAAG GCATTAGGAAGCACAAGGATATTAAGACTCCCACAGTCTGTCATATACTTGATGTTACTGGAGAGGTGGCGGCTGGTGTTGCCAGTGTGGAAGCAGTT GAAATGTTTCTTACACCCGAGTGGATTCAACGATTCAAGCACACAATACATTCTGCTCCTCTATTGATGATTGATGCAAATTTGAGTCCTCCTGCTTTAGAAGTTTCTTGTCGAC TAGCAGCTGAGTCAAACGTCCCAGTGTGGTTTGAGCCTGTATCAATTGCAAAATCTAAAAGAATTGCTCCGATTGTAAAGTAT ATTACTTTTGCTTCACCTAATGAAGATGAACTAATTGCTATGGCAAATGCTTTATCTTCTCAAAATTTATTTCGTCCAATTGAAAGGAATAATTGTTCTACGGATACTTTGTTCCAGATGCTGAAACCAGCAATCTGGCTTTTGCTGGAGAAGGGTGTCAAAATTCTTGTTTTGACTATTGGTTCAGATGGTGTACTTTTATGCACTAAAGGGGAATCAATCTCCTGGAGAATTTGTCTGGAAAAGACGCAGCAACATGGATTTAGTCGACAGTTATTTGAAAATATGACATCAAGCTGTCCTTCAAATTTGTATTCTGATTCTAAGGTTCTTGAGAGAAGCCCAAATTTCTTAGCTGTGCATTTTCCTGCACTCCCTGCATCTGTTGTAAGGCTTACAGGAGCTGGTGATTGTCTAGTCGGTGGAATGATTGCATCCCTTTCTACAGGTTTAGATGTGATGCAGAGTGTAGCAATTGGTATAGCTGCAGCCAAAGCTTCGGTTGAGGTGGACAGCAATGTACCTTCTCAATTTAGTTTGCCAACAATTACAG GTGATGCCAGGATTGTATATTCAACTGCCAAACTTTTGCAACATCAATCTAAGCTGTAA